One genomic segment of Bacteroidota bacterium includes these proteins:
- a CDS encoding acyl carrier protein: MKVEDFIAKLEEEFDDLEPGVLKPESNFREHFEWNSINALILIALVKTEYDVAINAEDIRASKTINDLFRIIQSRVAV, encoded by the coding sequence ATGAAAGTAGAAGATTTTATCGCAAAACTGGAAGAAGAATTCGACGACCTTGAACCGGGTGTACTTAAGCCAGAAAGTAATTTCCGTGAGCATTTCGAATGGAACTCCATTAATGCACTCATCCTGATTGCTTTGGTGAAAACTGAATACGATGTAGCCATTAACGCAGAAGATATTCGCGCTTCTAAGACCATTAATGATCTTTTCAGGATCATTCAAAGCAGAGTGGCGGTATAA
- a CDS encoding radical SAM protein yields MQQTIGIIAPMTDLEQYHLDLTIHLPRGHELTLANLNELGQHDFNTEILPPLPQAHASIPAAGYYLSGLLRKEGYNTVLSGKFDKASLEKIADEDPVAICLSTTMILKSGSLRQVIRNIREVMPQTFIIVGGVYVWKSYRFYQIFPEIAKSDFAETLLFQKGTEDIEADVFIAAPHGRESLLMVLDELKKGRAADYSQIPNLAFPGKNGYTFTERKHENADFESDITHWDYIEDMPGQIPFRTSIGCPFRCRFCDFYHIYPDIYLRSGESLLRELNMIRKKLGDRPAILHATDDNVFMNPKRLREVVETIIKSGIPRWIGFLRASSVNESNIELIRQSGLMMAIIGVESGDTGQLERMNKKQKPQEVQKGIELLDQNGITAMMTFIAGYPGENMETIQNTANFMNNMEIGYASSSYQIFPLYISPFSDLVKKEFQDKWALSGVYDHWKHYTMNSDQARTAGYELFKRTIHVPYHYSQERTWYNKERFNLEVRRKLFGLRRQLTIAIVEHKPLVVSQAILNEMTVLMNGKDMEIPLDFISGLSVGFDHPAL; encoded by the coding sequence ATGCAGCAAACAATAGGTATTATCGCTCCCATGACAGACCTGGAGCAATATCATCTGGATCTTACCATCCACCTGCCCCGCGGTCATGAACTCACGCTCGCTAACCTGAATGAACTGGGGCAGCATGATTTTAACACGGAAATACTTCCGCCTTTACCGCAGGCACATGCTTCTATACCTGCTGCCGGGTATTACCTGAGCGGCCTTCTCCGGAAGGAGGGCTACAATACAGTATTATCAGGGAAGTTTGATAAAGCTTCCCTTGAAAAAATTGCCGATGAGGATCCTGTTGCCATTTGCCTGTCTACTACCATGATCCTCAAATCAGGCTCATTAAGGCAGGTTATCAGGAATATCCGGGAGGTAATGCCTCAAACGTTCATCATTGTGGGAGGGGTTTATGTATGGAAGAGTTACCGCTTTTACCAGATTTTTCCTGAAATAGCCAAATCAGATTTTGCAGAAACATTGCTTTTTCAGAAAGGCACCGAAGATATTGAAGCGGATGTTTTTATTGCTGCACCTCATGGAAGGGAATCCCTCCTGATGGTATTGGATGAGTTGAAAAAAGGAAGGGCGGCGGATTATTCGCAAATTCCGAACCTGGCATTTCCTGGAAAAAATGGATACACGTTCACCGAAAGAAAGCATGAAAATGCAGATTTCGAATCGGATATTACACATTGGGATTATATAGAAGATATGCCGGGTCAAATCCCGTTCCGGACTTCCATAGGTTGCCCTTTCCGATGCCGTTTCTGTGATTTTTATCATATCTATCCTGACATATACCTTCGTTCTGGAGAAAGCCTTCTGCGCGAACTGAATATGATTCGTAAAAAGCTGGGAGACAGGCCTGCAATTTTGCACGCTACCGACGATAATGTTTTCATGAACCCTAAGAGGCTGCGTGAAGTGGTTGAAACGATAATAAAATCAGGGATTCCAAGGTGGATTGGTTTTCTGAGGGCTTCATCCGTAAATGAATCGAATATAGAACTGATTCGTCAATCAGGGCTGATGATGGCCATTATTGGAGTTGAATCGGGAGATACAGGCCAGCTTGAAAGAATGAACAAAAAGCAGAAACCGCAAGAGGTTCAAAAAGGGATTGAACTGCTTGATCAAAATGGGATTACTGCGATGATGACCTTTATAGCCGGATATCCCGGAGAAAACATGGAAACTATACAAAATACGGCTAATTTTATGAACAACATGGAAATCGGGTATGCTTCCTCGAGTTATCAGATTTTCCCTTTGTATATTTCACCCTTTAGCGATCTGGTGAAGAAAGAGTTTCAGGATAAATGGGCACTGAGTGGTGTTTATGACCACTGGAAGCATTATACCATGAATAGTGATCAGGCCAGGACCGCGGGATACGAATTATTTAAAAGAACCATTCATGTGCCTTATCATTATAGCCAGGAAAGGACCTGGTACAACAAAGAGAGATTTAATCTTGAAGTGCGCAGGAAACTATTTGGTTTGAGACGGCAATTAACCATAGCCATTGTAGAACATAAGCCATTGGTAGTATCACAGGCGATATTGAATGAGATGACAGTACTGATGAATGGGA